The following coding sequences lie in one Nerophis ophidion isolate RoL-2023_Sa unplaced genomic scaffold, RoL_Noph_v1.0 HiC_scaffold_30, whole genome shotgun sequence genomic window:
- the LOC133546463 gene encoding gastrula zinc finger protein XlCGF57.1-like isoform X6, producing the protein MSQEGECPVGQEEADVSKFPLTVVSVKTEEHEDKPPESSQLHHSPNVEEHLFREQEEEPQPPHIKEEVETPQTHNVKLTLHIKGQAEDPLNLHIKNKEEDPLNPHIKEEEEDQDTPHIKEEEEDQEPPHIKEEEEDQDTPHIKEEEEDQEAPHIKEEEEEEGISQPKWLVEFPVTGVPVKSEDDEVKGESEERGGGEPPSSSSTQHMTTEADGDHCGGSQADKLLAPLSDSEDTTSHSPDTDDEDSKDDKTCHTDNTHFTCSHCHKTFKYHCSLKVHIRSHTGEKPFSCSLCSKGFTQRQNLKVHMRTHTGEKPFSCSTCGKGFTQRQNLKVHMRTHTGEKPFSCSTCGKGFTNSTDVKTHMRTHTSEKPFSCSICGKGFTESQNVKVHMRTHTGEKTFPCSICGKGFTRSQHLKVHMRTHTGEKPFSCSICGKGFTESNNLKRHMRTHTGEKPFSCSTCGKGFTNSTDVKTHMRTHTSEKPFSCSICGKGFTESQNVKLHMRTHTGEKTFPCSICGKGFTRSQHLKVHMRIHTGEKAFSCSTCGKSFTQSQHLKVHMRTHTGEKSFSCSTCGKDFTQSQNMKVHMRTHTGEKSHSCSICNRSFCDRSNLLAHMRRHPGEKVLSCSVCGERLSSKYQCKKHKCAGENSSSK; encoded by the exons atgagtcaggagggagagtgtcctgtagggcaggaggaggctgatgtcagcaagtttccactgactgttgtctctgtgaagactgaagagcatgaagacaaaccacctgagtcctcacagcttcatcacagtccaa ATGTCGAAGAACATCTTTTTCGTGAGCAGGAAGAGgaaccacagcccccccacattaaagaggaagttgagacgccacagacccataatgttaaactgactcttcacattaaagggcaagcggaggacccactgaacttacacatcaaaaataaagaggaggacccactgaaccctcacattaaagaggaagaggaagaccaagatacgccgcacattaaagaggaagaggaggaccaagagccgccgcacattaaagaggaagaggaggaccaagatacgccgcacattaaagaggaagaggaggaccaagaggcgccgcacattaaagaggaagaggaggaagagggcatcagtcagcctaaatggttggtggagttcccagtgactggtgtccctgtgaagagtgaagatgatgaggtgaaaggtgaaagtgaggagaggggagggggggagcctccaagcagcagctcaacacaacacatgacaacagaagctgatggagaccactgtggaggatcacaagcagacaagctcttagctccactatcagatagtgaggacacaacgtcacactctcctgacactgatgatgaagactctaaagatgataagacatgtcacactgacaacactcacttcacttgttctcactgtcacaaaacctttaaataccattgtagtctgaaagtacacataagatcacacactggagaaaaacctttttcttgttcactctgtagtaaaggttttacacaacgtcagaatttgaaagtacacatgagaacacacactggtgaaaaacctttttcttgttcaacctgtggtaaaggttttacacaacgtcaaaatttgaaagtacacatgagaacacacactggagaaaaacctttttcctgttcgacctgtggtaaaggttttacaaatagtacagatgtgaaaacacacatgagaacacacactagtgaaaaacctttttcttgttcaatctgtggtaaaggttttacagaaagtcagaatgtgaaagtacacatgagaacacacactggtgaaaaaacttttccctgttcaatctgtggtaaaggttttacaagaagtcaacatttgaaagtacacatgagaacacacactggtgaaaaacctttttcttgttcaatctgtggtaaaggttttacagaaagtaataatttgaaaagacacatgagaacacacactggagaaaaacctttttcctgttcgacctgtggtaaaggttttacaaatagtacagatgtgaaaacacacatgagaacacacactagtgaaaaacctttttcttgttcaatctgtggtaaaggttttacagaaagtcagaatgtgaaattacacatgagaacacacactggtgaaaaaacttttccctgttcaatctgtggtaaaggttttacaagaagtcaacatttgaaagtacacatgagaatacacactggtgaaaaagctttttcttgttcaacctgtggtaaaagttttacacaaagtcaacatttgaaagtacacatgagaacacacactggtgaaaaatctttttcctgttcaacctgtggtaaagattttacacaaagtcaaaatatgaaagtacacatgagaacacacactggagaaaaatcacattcctgttcaatctgcaacagaagcttttgtgaccgatcaaaccttttagcacacatgagaagacacccaggagagaaagtgttgagttgcagtgtgtgtggtgaaagattgtcttctaagtaccagtgtaagaaacacaagtgtgctggtgagaacagcagcagcaaatga
- the LOC133546463 gene encoding gastrula zinc finger protein XlCGF57.1-like isoform X7: MCQRTIAKYEEELCLTKEEKERQHQLLDAVFKKHQVVLHRTDVEEHLFREQEEEPQPPHIKEEVETPQTHNVKLTLHIKGQAEDPLNLHIKNKEEDPLNPHIKEEEEDQDTPHIKEEEEDQEPPHIKEEEEDQDTPHIKEEEEDQEAPHIKEEEEEEGISQPKWLVEFPVTGVPVKSEDDEVKGESEERGGGEPPSSSSTQHMTTEADGDHCGGSQADKLLAPLSDSEDTTSHSPDTDDEDSKDDKTCHTDNTHFTCSHCHKTFKYHCSLKVHIRSHTGEKPFSCSLCSKGFTQRQNLKVHMRTHTGEKPFSCSTCGKGFTQRQNLKVHMRTHTGEKPFSCSTCGKGFTNSTDVKTHMRTHTSEKPFSCSICGKGFTESQNVKVHMRTHTGEKTFPCSICGKGFTRSQHLKVHMRTHTGEKPFSCSICGKGFTESNNLKRHMRTHTGEKPFSCSTCGKGFTNSTDVKTHMRTHTSEKPFSCSICGKGFTESQNVKLHMRTHTGEKTFPCSICGKGFTRSQHLKVHMRIHTGEKAFSCSTCGKSFTQSQHLKVHMRTHTGEKSFSCSTCGKDFTQSQNMKVHMRTHTGEKSHSCSICNRSFCDRSNLLAHMRRHPGEKVLSCSVCGERLSSKYQCKKHKCAGENSSSK; encoded by the coding sequence ATGTCGAAGAACATCTTTTTCGTGAGCAGGAAGAGgaaccacagcccccccacattaaagaggaagttgagacgccacagacccataatgttaaactgactcttcacattaaagggcaagcggaggacccactgaacttacacatcaaaaataaagaggaggacccactgaaccctcacattaaagaggaagaggaagaccaagatacgccgcacattaaagaggaagaggaggaccaagagccgccgcacattaaagaggaagaggaggaccaagatacgccgcacattaaagaggaagaggaggaccaagaggcgccgcacattaaagaggaagaggaggaagagggcatcagtcagcctaaatggttggtggagttcccagtgactggtgtccctgtgaagagtgaagatgatgaggtgaaaggtgaaagtgaggagaggggagggggggagcctccaagcagcagctcaacacaacacatgacaacagaagctgatggagaccactgtggaggatcacaagcagacaagctcttagctccactatcagatagtgaggacacaacgtcacactctcctgacactgatgatgaagactctaaagatgataagacatgtcacactgacaacactcacttcacttgttctcactgtcacaaaacctttaaataccattgtagtctgaaagtacacataagatcacacactggagaaaaacctttttcttgttcactctgtagtaaaggttttacacaacgtcagaatttgaaagtacacatgagaacacacactggtgaaaaacctttttcttgttcaacctgtggtaaaggttttacacaacgtcaaaatttgaaagtacacatgagaacacacactggagaaaaacctttttcctgttcgacctgtggtaaaggttttacaaatagtacagatgtgaaaacacacatgagaacacacactagtgaaaaacctttttcttgttcaatctgtggtaaaggttttacagaaagtcagaatgtgaaagtacacatgagaacacacactggtgaaaaaacttttccctgttcaatctgtggtaaaggttttacaagaagtcaacatttgaaagtacacatgagaacacacactggtgaaaaacctttttcttgttcaatctgtggtaaaggttttacagaaagtaataatttgaaaagacacatgagaacacacactggagaaaaacctttttcctgttcgacctgtggtaaaggttttacaaatagtacagatgtgaaaacacacatgagaacacacactagtgaaaaacctttttcttgttcaatctgtggtaaaggttttacagaaagtcagaatgtgaaattacacatgagaacacacactggtgaaaaaacttttccctgttcaatctgtggtaaaggttttacaagaagtcaacatttgaaagtacacatgagaatacacactggtgaaaaagctttttcttgttcaacctgtggtaaaagttttacacaaagtcaacatttgaaagtacacatgagaacacacactggtgaaaaatctttttcctgttcaacctgtggtaaagattttacacaaagtcaaaatatgaaagtacacatgagaacacacactggagaaaaatcacattcctgttcaatctgcaacagaagcttttgtgaccgatcaaaccttttagcacacatgagaagacacccaggagagaaagtgttgagttgcagtgtgtgtggtgaaagattgtcttctaagtaccagtgtaagaaacacaagtgtgctggtgagaacagcagcagcaaatga